In Vicinamibacteria bacterium, the sequence ACGCTCGGTTTCGTGGCGGGCCTGAACGGTGCCGGAGCGAACAGTCGACTGGTTCTCCTGGCCGGGCTGGTGGAGATGTTCGCGGGGGCGGTGTCGATGGCGGCCGGGGCCTACCTTTCCGGCAAGGCGGAAATCGAGGTCTACCAGCGCGAGATAGAAGAGGAGCGCCGGCGGTGGACGGTGGAGCCATACCTCGCCAGCGAGGAGCTACTCCAAGCCATGGTCGAGGAAGGGTTGCCCAAAGACAAGGCTTACCGAATCGTGAAGCTCCTCCAAGAGGGAGAGCAGAGTTTCCTGAAGACCTTTCAGGAGAAAGTGCTTGGACTCTCCGCCCTCGACCCCAGCGCACCCG encodes:
- a CDS encoding VIT1/CCC1 transporter family protein; its protein translation is MSEIASKRGAIERKGRIREVVFGVQDGLLSTLGFVAGLNGAGANSRLVLLAGLVEMFAGAVSMAAGAYLSGKAEIEVYQREIEEERRRWTVEPYLASEELLQAMVEEGLPKDKAYRIVKLLQEGEQSFLKTFQEKVLGLSALDPSAPVTSALVIGVWFALGALVPLAPYMFLAAYPALGAALVLSALGLFGIGAAKAVLAGRNRWRSGLEFLSIAAGAAGIGYLFGLLLPAHP